In Plasmodium malariae genome assembly, chromosome: 11, the following proteins share a genomic window:
- the PmUG01_11039100 gene encoding anaphase-promoting complex subunit 11, putative translates to MPKVTVRKIHAVARWKWVGSSIDSVCAICNNALENTCTNCIRPGSGCPPAFGKCGHHFHLHCMEKWMRQNKLTCPCCRADWNYETQELN, encoded by the coding sequence ATGCCGAAAGTTACTGTAAGAAAAATTCATGCAGTTGCAAGGTGGAAGTGGGTCGGATCATCCATAGACAGCGTGTGTGCTATTTGCAATAACGCCTTAGAAAACACCTGTACAAATTGTATTAGGCCAGGAAGTGGTTGCCCACCAGCTTTTGGAAAATGTGgtcatcattttcatttacaCTGTATGGAAAAATGGATGagacaaaataaattgaCATGCCCATGTTGCAGAGCGGACTGGAATTATGAAACGCaagaattaaattaa